In Chryseobacterium gleum, a single genomic region encodes these proteins:
- the fabG gene encoding 3-oxoacyl-ACP reductase FabG, which yields MKCAIVTGGSRGIGRAICIKLAEEKNYHILINYASNETAAKETLTKVEELGATGEILKFDVGNTEETHAVLTAWQERNPDAVVEVIVNNAGITRDGLFMWMQKEDWNNVINTSLDGFFNVTNFFIQKLLRNKYGRIINMVSVSGVKGTAGQTNYSAAKGALVGATKALAQEVAKRNVTVNAVAPGFIRTDMTQEFNEEELKAMIPANRFGEAEEVADLVAFLASKKSSYITGEVININGGIYS from the coding sequence ATGAAATGTGCAATTGTAACAGGAGGCTCCAGAGGAATCGGGAGGGCAATCTGTATAAAACTGGCTGAAGAGAAAAACTATCACATCCTTATTAACTACGCTTCAAACGAAACCGCAGCTAAAGAAACTTTGACTAAGGTGGAAGAACTTGGGGCTACAGGAGAAATCCTTAAATTTGATGTAGGAAATACCGAAGAAACGCATGCTGTTTTAACAGCATGGCAGGAAAGAAATCCTGATGCAGTAGTAGAAGTGATCGTCAATAATGCGGGAATCACGAGAGACGGCCTCTTTATGTGGATGCAGAAAGAAGATTGGAATAATGTGATCAACACCAGTCTGGACGGATTCTTCAATGTGACCAATTTCTTTATCCAAAAGCTGCTTCGCAACAAGTACGGAAGAATCATCAATATGGTTTCTGTATCCGGAGTAAAAGGAACAGCGGGCCAGACGAATTACTCTGCAGCAAAAGGAGCTTTGGTGGGTGCTACAAAAGCTCTTGCACAGGAAGTTGCAAAAAGAAATGTTACCGTAAATGCGGTAGCTCCGGGCTTTATCAGAACAGATATGACTCAGGAGTTCAATGAAGAAGAACTGAAAGCAATGATCCCTGCCAACAGATTCGGAGAAGCAGAAGAAGTGGCGGACCTTGTCGCATTTTTAGCATCTAAAAAATCATCCTATATTACAGGAGAAGTGATTAATATTAACGGAGGAATTTATTCATAA
- a CDS encoding lipid A biosynthesis acyltransferase, whose protein sequence is MNKWKGKSKGTVLGYRIFVWCIRNIGIRSSYGVLYFVAAYYSLFQKKSNQYILYYFRKRLNYGYWKSKASIFKSYFTFGKVLIDKTAISAGLREKYTYEFDGIENLRSLLAAKKGGVLISAHIGNFEIAEHFFADIDFDCQINLVTTDQEVTVIKEYLESVAVKKSNIKFIYVKDDMSHIFEINKALSENELICFTGDRYFEGSKYLEAELLGKSAKFPAGPFLIASRLGVPVVYVYVMKENNLHYHLYARVAQNIKNRDSQGLLQSYVQNLEMMVKKYPLQWFNYFDFWDDVD, encoded by the coding sequence ATGAACAAGTGGAAAGGTAAATCTAAAGGAACAGTGCTCGGATACAGGATATTCGTCTGGTGTATTAGAAATATCGGAATCAGAAGTTCATACGGAGTGCTTTATTTTGTGGCAGCTTATTATTCACTGTTTCAGAAAAAAAGCAACCAATATATTCTTTATTACTTCCGGAAAAGACTGAATTACGGGTACTGGAAATCCAAAGCTTCCATCTTTAAAAGCTATTTTACCTTCGGAAAAGTTCTGATTGATAAAACAGCTATTTCTGCCGGACTCAGAGAAAAATACACCTATGAATTTGACGGTATTGAAAATCTCAGAAGCCTTTTAGCCGCTAAAAAAGGAGGGGTGCTGATCAGCGCCCATATCGGTAATTTTGAAATTGCAGAACATTTCTTTGCGGATATCGACTTCGATTGCCAGATCAATCTGGTGACCACAGATCAGGAAGTGACGGTGATTAAAGAATATCTGGAAAGTGTTGCTGTAAAAAAGAGTAATATTAAGTTCATTTATGTTAAAGACGATATGTCGCATATCTTTGAGATCAATAAGGCTTTATCAGAAAATGAACTGATCTGCTTCACCGGAGACCGGTATTTTGAAGGATCCAAATACCTGGAAGCAGAACTGTTGGGGAAAAGCGCAAAATTTCCGGCCGGACCATTTTTGATTGCCTCAAGATTAGGAGTACCTGTTGTCTATGTTTATGTGATGAAAGAGAATAATCTTCATTACCATCTTTACGCCAGAGTGGCTCAGAATATCAAAAACCGTGATTCGCAGGGGCTTTTACAATCTTATGTTCAGAATCTTGAAATGATGGTGAAAAAATATCCCCTTCAATGGTTCAATTATTTTGATTTTTGGGATGATGTTGATTAA
- a CDS encoding acyl carrier protein gives MEREKIVAIVNDFLVNEFEVDGDEISNDANLKNTLGLDSLDYIDMVVVIESNFGVKLGEADFKKMVTFDDFYTTIEHKIAEKNA, from the coding sequence ATGGAAAGGGAAAAAATTGTTGCTATCGTTAATGATTTTCTGGTAAACGAATTCGAGGTAGACGGAGACGAAATCAGTAATGATGCCAACCTTAAAAATACACTGGGCCTGGATAGCCTGGATTATATCGACATGGTAGTCGTGATCGAATCCAATTTCGGGGTGAAATTAGGAGAAGCAGATTTCAAGAAAATGGTAACATTTGACGATTTCTATACAACGATTGAACATAAGATTGCTGAAAAAAACGCTTAG
- a CDS encoding beta-ketoacyl-[acyl-carrier-protein] synthase family protein has product MENRVVITGMGIYSCIGTSLEEVRESLYQGKSGIVLDQQRKEFGFRSGLTGVVPKPDLKNLLNRRQRVSMGEESEYAYLATIDALKQANLDEEFLDAHEVGILYGNDSVSQAVVESIDIAREKKDTTLMGSGAIFKSMNSTVTMNLSTIFKLKGINLTISAACASGSHSLGLAYMMIKNGFQDMIICGGAQETNKYSMASFDGLGVFSVREDEPAKASRPFDSGRDGLIPSGGAATLIVESLESAQRRGVPIIAEIIGYGFSSNGGHISTPNVDGPALAMDRALKQSGLNASDIDYINAHATSTPIGDANEAKAIYEIFGSEVPVSSTKSMTGHECWMAGASEVIYSILMMQNDFVAPNINLENPDNEAKKINLVTKTKNQKIDVFLSNSFGFGGTNSALIVKKFD; this is encoded by the coding sequence ATGGAAAATAGGGTTGTAATTACCGGGATGGGAATTTATTCCTGCATCGGGACGTCTTTAGAAGAGGTCAGGGAATCCCTATATCAAGGAAAATCCGGTATTGTTTTAGACCAGCAGAGAAAAGAATTTGGTTTCAGATCAGGTCTTACTGGAGTGGTTCCAAAACCGGATCTTAAGAATCTTCTGAACAGACGTCAGCGTGTCAGCATGGGAGAAGAAAGCGAATATGCTTATCTGGCTACCATTGATGCCTTGAAGCAGGCGAATCTGGACGAAGAATTCCTGGATGCCCATGAAGTGGGAATTTTATACGGTAATGACAGTGTTTCCCAGGCAGTTGTAGAATCTATCGATATTGCAAGGGAAAAGAAAGATACTACATTGATGGGATCGGGAGCGATCTTTAAATCAATGAACTCAACGGTTACGATGAACCTTTCCACGATCTTTAAGCTGAAAGGGATCAATCTTACCATCAGTGCAGCATGTGCAAGCGGTTCACACTCATTGGGGCTGGCGTACATGATGATCAAAAATGGTTTTCAGGACATGATCATCTGTGGAGGAGCCCAGGAAACCAACAAGTATTCCATGGCAAGTTTTGACGGATTGGGCGTATTCTCCGTCAGAGAAGATGAGCCTGCAAAAGCTTCCAGACCTTTCGATTCAGGAAGAGATGGGTTGATTCCAAGTGGAGGTGCAGCCACGCTGATTGTGGAAAGTTTGGAATCTGCCCAAAGAAGAGGAGTACCCATTATTGCTGAAATTATCGGCTATGGATTTTCTTCAAACGGAGGCCATATCTCAACACCAAATGTAGATGGCCCCGCGCTGGCTATGGACAGAGCATTAAAGCAGTCAGGATTAAACGCTTCAGATATCGATTATATCAATGCTCACGCAACTTCTACTCCCATTGGTGATGCCAACGAGGCAAAGGCAATTTATGAAATCTTCGGCAGTGAAGTTCCGGTAAGTTCTACCAAATCTATGACCGGACATGAATGCTGGATGGCGGGCGCAAGTGAAGTTATCTACTCAATTCTGATGATGCAGAACGATTTTGTTGCTCCGAATATCAATCTGGAAAACCCTGATAATGAGGCTAAAAAGATAAATTTAGTCACAAAAACAAAAAATCAAAAAATTGATGTATTTTTGTCGAATTCTTTTGGGTTTGGGGGAACCAATTCTGCACTAATAGTTAAAAAATTTGATTAA
- a CDS encoding HAL/PAL/TAL family ammonia-lyase, which translates to MKINNFLELKDFQKIIIENEKIELDESLLSRVDKSFQFLKEFSKNKVIYGVNTGFGPMAQFKISDEDTHQLQYNLIRSHSSGIGNPLPAEEVKACMLARLNTLSLGNSGVHQSVIYLLQELINRDIIPLIFEHGGVGASGDLVQLAHLALVLIGEGEVFYKGERKSTKEVFETEGLEPIKVEIREGLALMNGTSVMSGIGIVNAYKANQLTDISLRLSCAINEIVQAYDDHLSEALNGTKRHYGQQKVAEKMRAHLADSKLIRKREDHLYTHFEEQEKVFKEKVQEYYSLRCVPQILGPVLDTLEYTEKVLENEINSANDNPIINVEDQHVYHGGNFHGDYISLEMDKLKIVVTKLTMLAERQLNYLLNAKINEILPPFVNLGKLGFNFGMQGVQFTATSTTAESQMLSNSMYVHSIPNNNDNQDIVSMGTNAAVICRKVIENAFEVLAIEAITIIQAVEYLAFQDKVSSSTKELYDDIRKIIPAFSDDMVMYPYLEEVKKYLKGM; encoded by the coding sequence ATGAAAATAAATAACTTTTTAGAACTGAAAGACTTTCAAAAAATTATCATTGAGAATGAAAAAATAGAACTGGATGAATCGCTTTTATCAAGAGTGGATAAAAGTTTTCAGTTTTTAAAAGAGTTTTCAAAAAATAAAGTAATATATGGTGTGAACACTGGTTTTGGCCCGATGGCTCAATTCAAAATCAGTGACGAAGATACACACCAGCTTCAGTATAACCTGATCAGAAGCCATTCTTCAGGTATCGGAAATCCTTTACCTGCCGAAGAAGTAAAAGCATGTATGCTGGCGAGACTGAATACCTTGTCACTGGGAAATTCAGGAGTACACCAGTCTGTAATTTACCTTCTTCAGGAGCTGATCAACAGAGATATTATTCCTCTGATATTTGAACATGGAGGAGTAGGAGCAAGCGGGGACCTTGTTCAGCTGGCTCACCTGGCCTTGGTACTGATCGGAGAAGGAGAAGTATTTTATAAAGGAGAAAGAAAATCAACCAAAGAGGTTTTTGAAACAGAAGGCTTAGAGCCGATAAAAGTAGAGATCCGTGAAGGTCTTGCTTTGATGAACGGAACTTCCGTAATGTCCGGAATCGGTATTGTAAATGCTTATAAAGCGAATCAGCTTACAGATATTTCTCTTAGACTTTCTTGTGCAATCAATGAGATTGTGCAGGCTTATGATGATCACCTGTCAGAAGCGTTGAATGGAACAAAAAGACATTACGGCCAGCAGAAAGTAGCAGAAAAAATGCGTGCCCATCTGGCGGACAGTAAGCTGATCAGAAAAAGAGAAGATCATCTGTATACCCATTTTGAAGAACAGGAAAAAGTATTTAAAGAAAAAGTTCAGGAATATTACTCTTTAAGATGTGTTCCTCAGATCTTAGGTCCGGTATTGGACACACTGGAATATACAGAAAAAGTTCTTGAAAATGAGATCAATTCAGCGAATGATAACCCGATTATCAATGTTGAAGACCAACATGTGTATCACGGAGGAAACTTCCATGGAGATTACATCTCTCTGGAAATGGATAAGCTTAAAATTGTAGTTACCAAATTGACAATGCTTGCAGAAAGGCAGTTGAACTATCTTCTGAATGCCAAGATCAATGAAATTTTGCCACCTTTTGTAAATTTAGGTAAATTAGGTTTCAATTTCGGGATGCAGGGGGTGCAGTTTACAGCAACTTCTACCACAGCAGAAAGCCAGATGCTTTCAAATTCTATGTACGTTCACAGTATTCCGAACAATAATGATAATCAGGATATCGTTAGTATGGGTACAAATGCTGCCGTAATCTGCAGAAAAGTCATTGAGAATGCTTTTGAAGTATTGGCCATTGAAGCCATTACAATCATTCAGGCTGTTGAATATCTTGCTTTCCAGGATAAAGTTTCATCATCTACAAAAGAACTGTATGATGATATCAGAAAAATTATTCCTGCCTTCTCAGACGATATGGTGATGTATCCGTATCTGGAAGAAGTCAAGAAATATCTGAAAGGAATGTAA